From Rhodoferax sp. AJA081-3, the proteins below share one genomic window:
- a CDS encoding GNAT family N-acetyltransferase — protein MDTNTNPNLALVAAVAKDAEALVALRIAAMRESLERIGRFDLARARDRFLDGFEPQFTQHVEWNGARVGVLVVKPQAARLVLDHLYIQPEQQGQGIGAAVLAHVCARADAERKSVHLRSLKDSDSNRFYLRHGFELLGQGEFDNYYVRAAKPSGAAKPVAKA, from the coding sequence ATGGACACCAACACAAACCCCAACTTGGCTTTAGTGGCTGCCGTTGCGAAGGACGCCGAGGCCCTGGTGGCCCTGCGCATAGCCGCCATGCGCGAGAGCCTGGAGCGCATAGGGCGCTTTGACCTTGCCCGGGCGCGGGACCGTTTCCTGGACGGTTTCGAGCCCCAGTTCACACAACATGTCGAGTGGAACGGTGCACGCGTGGGCGTCTTGGTGGTCAAGCCGCAAGCCGCACGGCTGGTGCTGGACCACCTTTACATCCAGCCAGAGCAGCAAGGGCAGGGCATCGGTGCAGCGGTGCTGGCGCATGTCTGTGCCCGGGCCGATGCCGAGCGCAAATCCGTGCACCTGCGTTCGTTGAAGGACAGCGACTCCAACCGCTTCTACCTGCGCCACGGTTTTGAGCTGCTGGGGCAGGGTGAGTTTGACAACTACTATGTGCGCGCTGCCAAACCATCGGGCGCTGCCAAGCCTGTCGCCAAAGCCTAG
- a CDS encoding PDZ domain-containing protein, which produces MQTRLSAAIFALLFSLTSAVWAGEKGYFGFALTIDGNGMFWNPTLRSVKIASVAPKSPAAEAGVVTGDEILEVAGKPVPGAKGNDLKAQVEKEIGQPLQLKLRRANGEVAAVTLVAAAKTW; this is translated from the coding sequence ATGCAAACCAGACTTTCTGCGGCAATATTCGCGCTGCTTTTTTCCCTGACATCTGCCGTATGGGCGGGTGAAAAGGGTTATTTTGGTTTTGCGCTCACCATCGACGGGAACGGGATGTTCTGGAACCCGACCCTGCGCTCCGTCAAGATTGCCAGCGTGGCACCCAAGTCGCCCGCGGCCGAAGCAGGTGTGGTGACCGGTGATGAAATCCTGGAAGTGGCTGGCAAGCCGGTGCCTGGCGCCAAGGGCAACGACCTGAAGGCACAGGTTGAAAAAGAGATTGGCCAGCCATTGCAACTGAAGTTGCGCCGTGCCAATGGCGAGGTGGCAGCGGTCACCCTGGTGGCTGCGGCCAAGACCTGGTAG
- a CDS encoding urate hydroxylase PuuD: MESYLLDWANLLLRWVHVITAIAWIGSSFYFVFLDSSLTPPEDEDLKRQGVSGELWAVHGGGFYHPVKFAGAPPQLPKHLHWFYWESYSTWLSGFALFTVSYLWSAGTYLIDKSVMDWSSGAAIAVALGFLVVFWLAYDGICRIFAQRKHGDAIVGALVGVLVVIAAWLACHWFAGRAAFLLVGAMMATAMSANVAHWIIPGQRKMVASIKAGEPVDPIHGKRGKQRSVHNTYFTLPVLFAMLSGHYSFTYTHPQNWLVLVAMMFAGAAIRQFFVLRHGFKLGRNSHPWPYALVGVLALVVLVVWLRPAPVAAVATHSVATPPVSTGATGQIGYKTLQAVMDQRCTLCHGEQAQMKNVRLDSLEHIQRNAQAIYQQVVITKAMPMNNATGITDAERNLIKQWFESGAALVQ; the protein is encoded by the coding sequence TCGATTGGGCCAACCTGCTGCTGCGCTGGGTCCACGTCATCACCGCCATTGCCTGGATCGGCTCCTCGTTCTATTTTGTGTTTCTGGACAGCAGCCTCACGCCGCCCGAAGACGAAGACCTCAAGCGCCAGGGCGTCAGCGGCGAGTTGTGGGCCGTGCACGGTGGTGGTTTCTACCACCCGGTCAAGTTTGCCGGGGCACCGCCTCAACTGCCCAAACATCTGCACTGGTTTTACTGGGAGAGCTATAGCACCTGGCTCAGCGGTTTTGCGCTGTTCACGGTGTCTTACCTGTGGAGTGCGGGCACTTACCTGATCGACAAATCGGTGATGGACTGGTCGAGCGGCGCGGCCATTGCCGTGGCACTGGGCTTTCTGGTGGTGTTCTGGCTGGCGTATGACGGCATTTGCCGCATTTTTGCCCAGCGCAAACATGGGGATGCCATCGTTGGCGCGCTGGTGGGTGTGCTGGTGGTGATTGCCGCCTGGCTGGCCTGCCACTGGTTTGCCGGGCGTGCGGCCTTTTTGCTGGTGGGGGCCATGATGGCCACGGCCATGAGTGCCAACGTGGCGCACTGGATCATCCCCGGCCAACGCAAGATGGTCGCCAGCATCAAGGCCGGTGAGCCGGTGGACCCTATCCACGGCAAACGCGGCAAACAACGCAGCGTGCACAACACCTACTTCACGCTGCCGGTGCTGTTTGCCATGCTCAGCGGCCACTACAGCTTTACCTACACCCACCCGCAGAACTGGCTGGTGTTGGTGGCCATGATGTTTGCCGGCGCCGCCATCCGCCAGTTTTTTGTGCTGCGCCATGGCTTCAAACTGGGGCGCAACAGCCACCCCTGGCCCTACGCGCTGGTGGGTGTGTTGGCCCTGGTGGTTCTGGTGGTGTGGCTCAGGCCCGCGCCGGTAGCCGCGGTTGCTACACATTCTGTAGCTACACCACCAGTATCTACGGGGGCTACAGGCCAAATTGGCTACAAGACCCTGCAGGCGGTGATGGACCAGCGCTGCACCCTGTGCCATGGTGAGCAGGCGCAGATGAAGAATGTGCGGCTGGATTCCCTGGAGCACATTCAGCGCAATGCGCAGGCTATCTACCAACAGGTGGTCATTACCAAGGCCATGCCCATGAACAACGCGACCGGTATCACCGATGCCGAGCGCAATTTGATCAAACAATGGTTTGAAAGCGGCGCTGCGCTGGTACAGTAG